In one window of Falco cherrug isolate bFalChe1 chromosome 10, bFalChe1.pri, whole genome shotgun sequence DNA:
- the ROMO1 gene encoding reactive oxygen species modulator 1, producing MPVTMGPYGQSQPSCFDRVKMGFMMGFAVGMAAGALFGTFSCLRIGMRGRELMGGVGKTMMQSGGTFGTFMAIGMGIRC from the exons atgcCTGTGACCATGGGCCCATACGGGCAATCGCAGCCCAGCTGCTTTGACAGAGTAAAGATGGGTTTCATGATGGGCTTTGCAGTAGGCATGGCAGCAGGAGCACTATTCGGCACGTTTTCCTGCCTCAG GATTGGCATGAGAGGACGAGAGCTGATGGGTGGAGTTGGCAAAACCATGATGCAAAGTGGTGGGACCTTTGGGACATTCATGGCTATTGGTATGGGAATCCGCTGCTAA
- the NFS1 gene encoding cysteine desulfurase, giving the protein MSGWRRLAALRAAPASRWLSMVAPAPSRAAAGAELLPRPGAAAAAAAPEAPGRGGGAPSRPSPPSSGRSGDGGGALRPLYMDVQATTPLDPRVLDSMLPYLTAYYGNPHSRTHAYGWESEAAMEKARQQVADLIGADSREIIFTSGATESNNMAIKGVARFYKSRKKHIITTQTEHKCVLDSCRSLETEGFRVTYLPVKKNGLIDLKDLENAFQPDTSLVSVMTVNNEIGVKQPIHDIGEICRVHKVFFHTDAAQAIGKIPMDVNNMKIDLMSISGHKIYGPKGVGALYVRRRPRVRLEPLQSGGGQERGLRSGTVPTPLAVGLGAACEVAQEEMEYDHKRISQLAERLVTKIMTEVPDVVMNGDREHRYPGCINLSFAYVEGESLLMALKDVALSSGSACTSASLEPSYVLRAIGTDEDLAHSSIRFGIGRFTTEEEVDYTVQKCIQHVRRLREMSPLWEMVQDGIDLKSIKWSQH; this is encoded by the exons ATGTCGGGGTGGCGGCGCCTGGCGGCTTTGCGGGCGGCTCCCGCCTCTCGGTGGCTTTCGATGGTCGCGCCAGCGCCGAGcagggccgcggcgggggcagaactgctgcccaggccgggggcggcggcagcggcggcggcgcccgaGGCTCCGGGGCGGGGCGGTGGAGCACCGTCCCGGCCGTCCCCCCCATCCTCGGGACGAAGCGGCGATGGAGGCGGCGCCCTGAGGCCGCTCTACATGGACGTGCAGGCCACCACCCCGCTG GATCCCAGAGTCCTGGACAGCATGCTCCCATATCTGACAGCCTACTACGGCAATCCCCACTCCAGGACCCATGCCTATGGCTGGGAGAGTGAGGCTGCCATGGAGAAAGCAAGGCAG caagTTGCAGATTTAATTGGAGCTGATTCAAGGGAAATTATATTTACCAGTGGTGCAACAGAATCAAATAATATGGCAATAAAG GGTGTCGCAAGGTTCTATAAATCCAGAAAAAAGCATATAATTACTACACAAACAGAGCACAAGTGCGTGTTGGATTCTTGCCGTTCCTTGGAGACAGAAGGTTTTCGGGTCACATATCTACCCGTTAAAAAGAATGGGCTTATAGATTTGAAG GATTTGGAGAATGCATTCCAGCCAGATACAAGTTTGGTTTCTGTAATGACTGTGAATAATGAAATAGGAGTAAAGCAGCCAATTCATGACATTG GTGAGATCTGCCGTGTGCATAAGGTTTTCTTCCACACAGATGCTGCACAAGCAATTGGTAAAATTCCTATGGATGTCAACAACATGAAAATTGATCTAATGAGCATCAGTGGCCATAAAATTTATGGGCCCAAAG GGGTTGGTGCTCTCTATGTTCGCCGTCGACCGCGCGTCAGGCTAGAACCCCTGCAAAGTGGGGGAGGCCAGGAGAGAGGACTGCGGTCTGGGACTGTGCCCACTCCTTTGGCAGTGGGCCTGGGGGCAGCATGTGAAGTGGCACAGGAAGAGATGGAG TACGACCATAAGCGAATCTCTCAACTGGCAGAACGACTGGTTACAAAAATAATGACTGAAGTTCCTGATGTGGTTATGAATGGAGATAGAGAGCATCGCTATCCAG GATGCATCAATTTATCTTTTGCATATGTGGAAGGGGAGAGTCTTCTGATGGCTTTGAAAGATGTGGCTCTGTCTTCAGGAAG TGCTTGCACATCAGCTTCTCTGGAGCCTTCCTATGTTTTGCGGGCTATCGGAACAGATGAAGACTTGGCTCACTCATCTATAAG aTTTGGCATTGGTCGTTTCACTACAGAAGAAGAAGTGGATTATACGGTGCAGAAGTGCATACAGCATGTTAGGAGGCTGAGGGAAATGAG